One genomic window of Globicephala melas chromosome 8, mGloMel1.2, whole genome shotgun sequence includes the following:
- the ATP5MG gene encoding ATP synthase subunit g, mitochondrial isoform X2, translated as MAQFVRNLAEKAPALVSAAVTYSKPRLATFWHYAKVELVPPTPAEIPTAIQSLKKIINSAQTGSFKQLTVKEALLNGLVATEVWMWFYVGEIIGKRGIIGYNV; from the exons ATGGCCCAGTTTGTCCGTAACCTCGCGGAGAAGGCCCCGGCGCTGGTCAGCG ctgCTGTGACTTACTCGAAGCCTCGATTGGCCACATTTTGGCACTATGCCAAGGTTGAGCTGGTTCCTCCAACCCCTGCTGAGATCCCTACAGCTATTCAGAgcttgaaaaaaattatcaatagTGCTCAAACTGGTAGCTTCAAACAGCTTACAGTTAAG GAAGCTCTACTGAATGGTTTGGTGGCCACTGAGGTGTGGATGTGGTTTTATGTTGGCGAGATCATAGGCAAGCGTGGCATCATTGGCTATAATGTTTGA
- the ATP5MG gene encoding ATP synthase subunit g, mitochondrial isoform X1, whose amino-acid sequence MAPLGEHGRRQAEVHESTEMRPHQLVCFSVEYVKVCRIFKAAVTYSKPRLATFWHYAKVELVPPTPAEIPTAIQSLKKIINSAQTGSFKQLTVKEALLNGLVATEVWMWFYVGEIIGKRGIIGYNV is encoded by the exons ATGGCTCCGCTAGGAGAGCATGGGAGACGGCAGGCAGAGGTACATGAAAGCACAGAAATGCGGCCGCATCAGCTTGTCTGCTTCTCAGTGGAGTATGTGAAAGTCTGCAGAATTTTTAAGG ctgCTGTGACTTACTCGAAGCCTCGATTGGCCACATTTTGGCACTATGCCAAGGTTGAGCTGGTTCCTCCAACCCCTGCTGAGATCCCTACAGCTATTCAGAgcttgaaaaaaattatcaatagTGCTCAAACTGGTAGCTTCAAACAGCTTACAGTTAAG GAAGCTCTACTGAATGGTTTGGTGGCCACTGAGGTGTGGATGTGGTTTTATGTTGGCGAGATCATAGGCAAGCGTGGCATCATTGGCTATAATGTTTGA